The region TCACTTATGACCAATTTCCGCAACCGATTCGCTACGTCGCAGGCGTTGATGTGGGATTTAAGGATCACTATCGCATAACGCAAGCAGCTGTTGGGGTGTTGAGTTTTCCCACGTTAGAAAAAATCGAATCCGCGATCGCGCAATCTCCGACGACCTTTCCCTACATTCCTGGCTTACTCTCGTTTCGCGAAGTACCAACAATCATCCAAGCCCTAGAAAAACTCGAAACCCCCCCAGATCTAATTATTTGTGACGGACAAGGGGTGGCGCACCCGCGACGGTTTGGTCTGGCTTGTCACCTCGGCGTATTAATCAATCAACCCACCATTGGTGCAGCAAAATCCCGCTTAGTCGGCACTCATGAAGAACTGAGTCCCGAAAAAGGCGCCTGGGTTCCCCTCTGGGATAATGGAGAAATTATTGGCGCTGTAGTGAGAACGCGCACCAACGTCAAACCGCTTTACGTTTCTGCAGGACATCGCATTAGCCTCCGTAGCGCCATTGATTTGGTTCTCGCTTGTACGCCCAAGTATCGCCTTCCCGAAACCACCCGCTGGGCAGATCAACTGGCGTCTTTACCGGTTCATGATTAGACCAAACTCAGCACTTGTACACTAAATAATTGTTATATTGCTATATGGTTATTTTATTGGAAATAGGAGTTAATTTAAGATCATGTGGGATAGCGCGATCGTTGCTTATATCCATTATTTGAGTTTTGGAATTGTTCTCGCTTCACTAATTGTCGAACGACACACCTTTAAATCAGAACTGAGTGTTCGGGAAGGATGGGTGATTCTGATTGCCGATGGAATTTATGGGACGGCTGCCACTGCCCTCCTTGCTACGGGGGTTTTACGCTTATTGTACTTTGGTAAAGGCACCGAATTTTATACGCACAATCCGGTATTTTGGGCAAAAATCGTCGTTTTTTTCGCTGTCGCTCCCCTTTCCCTATATCCGACGATTTCTTATTTGCTTTGGCTGGGGAAGCTACGGCAAAATTGTCCTCCGAAACTGACGCCTTTTCGGACCAACCTGATTAAGTGGATGATTAACGTTGAACTGGTGGGATTTAGCAGCATTCCCCTGTTAGCCTCGATGATGGCGCGCGGGATCGGTTTAGAGTGGTTTTAGGCGGCAAACCTGATCAAAATCCAAGTTATGCGTGCTAATGGACTGCTGTGCCATTAAAATTAACTTGATTGCAACAACGGAATTAAAATTTAGCCCTGATCATGCGTATTCTAACTCTTGTCCCCGGAGGAATTGGGGATCAAATCTTATTTTTCCCGACCCTCGCTGACTTGAAAAACGCCTATCCTCAATCCCAAATTGATGTTTTAGTGGAACCCCGCGCTAAATCCGCTTATCGGGTGTGTTCTCATGTCCATGACGTGTTGGTTTTTGATTACAAAAATCGGAATAGTTTAGCGGATTATTTGAATCTGTTAGGGATTATTCGCGATCGCGAGTATGAAGTTGCCCTCACCTTGGGTCGTCGCTGGACAGTGGGCTTTTTACTGTGGTTAAATGGCATTCCGGTGCGAGTCGGTTATGAAAGTGCTGGAAAAGTGTTTTTATCCCATACGGTTCCGCTGAAAACCGAACAATATGCTGCTCAGATGTACCATGACTTGCTACAAGGGTTAAAGATTAGTACTCCTTGTCCCCCCCTCAAAATTAATGTTCCCAAAAGTGACATTCAGTGGGCGGAACAGGAACAGCAACGTCTGGACATTAAAGATGGCAACTATGTTGTGATTCATGGTGGATCCAGTCAACTGGCGCAAGACAAAGGCATTGATAAAATTTATCCGGTGACGAAGTGGCAGCAGATTATTGCCGATCTGCAAAATAAACAGCCGAATTTGCCCATTGTTTTGGTGAAAGGACCAGAAGATGAAATGTGGGTCGAACAACTCTTACAAGTGAACCCTAACTTAAAAGTGACCAGTCCGCCCGATATTGGCAAACTCTCAGCAATGATTGCAGGAGGGAGCTTAATGCTATGTACTGATAGTGCGCCCATGCACTTAGCGGTTGCTGTGGGCACTTATACCATTGCCCTTTTTGGTCCTACTGACCCGAAAAAATTATTGCCACCGGGCAATTCGTCCTGCATTGGGATAAAATCTCCTACAGGCGCGATCGCTGATATTGAAGTTAATTCTGTCCTTGAAAAAATTTGGCGTGGCTAAACCAGCAGTTTTTCTTGACCGTGATGGAGTTTTAAACCAAGAAGCCGGGTATCTCCATCAGGTCGAAGATTTACATCTTATCCCAGGCGCAGCAAAAGCAGTGCGTCTTCTCAATGACCATCAAATCTTCTCTTGTCTAATTTCTAATCAGTCCGGACCGGCTCGCGGTTACTACTCTACGGATCATGTGGAAGCGCTTCATGAACGCTTGGAGAAACTGCTGGCAATGGAAGCAGGAGCGGCTTTAGATGCCCTGTACTATTGTCCCTATTTGAGTCCTTCTGCAGGCGGGACCAATCCTGAATTTACTGCTTGGAGTACCTGGCGCAAACCGAATACAGGAATGCTGGTTGCTGCTGCTTGGGAATATGATTTAGATTTACAAGCCAGTATTGTGGTTGGAGACAAAGCAACCGATATTGACTTGGCTCACAATGCGGGGGCAAAAGGTGTCTTAGTCCAAACCGGTTATGGGAAAGCAGTTACCCAAGGTACCTACCAGCACTCGACTGTTCCTAATTACACGGCTGAAAATTTATTAGAGGCTGTACGCTGGATCCTTCAGTGGGATGACCCGATGAAGAGAAGCGACTGAAGAGACTTTTGTGCCCTCAACTCGGTATTAGCTAGGTCTATTCAATTCAATCGCCTCTATTCGATCTTTAACGTTCTGTGGTCTGTCTTCTGTGTCTTCAGTTAATAAAGCTTGATTTTAAATAATTGCAAGCAGAAAACACGCTTCAAGGAGTAGCTATTTGTCAAATATCTCAACACCTGAGTTCATCCCCACCCCGATCATCCGCAGCCAATTCAGAAGAGCCGCTAAGTTCTAATCATTATCGATTGGAATAGGAATCACCACTAAAGGGTTGTACCCCAATGGTTGGATAATCATCATGAGCAGGGCTAAACAGCTCGAGCACTGCTTCTGCTAGCGCGCCAAAAAATCCTGGCTGCTTTTGCAATTCCGTTAATGCTTCCTCAACATGCTCAGAGGAAAAGTTATAGCCGGCTTCCTGGCCAACTTTTACCACTTCATCTTGGGTTGCACTCGCTTGTAATTGTTCCTTAAGCTGCTCATCTTTAGCCGCTTCAGACAAAAAATTCAGTACATTTTCTTTCGACATGATTAAAAATAATATTAAGTTAACTAACTACACTTCTATTATGACAAGAATCGCTTAGATGTTAACAAAACTTCATAGAATGATTTCTAATGTTTGTCGCAAAACAGTTTAATGTTTATCTATTTTATGAGCTTGATGAACAGTCAAACTACACCTTTAAATAAACAGTAAAATAACTTCTAGCAATTCCTCAGATACTCTACTGGCATAATTTCTGAGCATTTTTTAAAAACTCGTAATAGTAATAAAACCATAAATAGAGACTTGTACCAAGCTGTCAATTCAACAAATAAGAATTAAGGTTTTTGAACTACTTAACGTAATTAAAAGTGATATAAATCATACAAAAATACTGTTCTCAATAAAGAATTTGGAAGAAGATTTGAACATTGTTATTTTGCACCCGTTTAAGGTCGTGATTAGTTAAAGCATTGCAAAATCCATTTGACTCCCACTCCGATTACAACTTAGCTCTCATTATTGGTAACTCTCGCTTACATTGGGGATGTTTTTACCAAAACCAACTCCTGCAAACTTGGCATAGCCCACATTTAGAACAACCAGTCATAGGTTTACCCACGCATTTATTCCCAGCTGACGTTGCTCAATTGCTTTCGGAACCAGTGTCCGTTTATTTAGTTTCTGTTGTCGCTGAGCAAACAAAACTCTGGGAGACGTATCCTCATAAAATCATTATTACTCGAGAGGAGATTCCTCTTTGTAATACCTATGCGACATTGGGCAGCGATCGCGCGCTTTGTGCTTATGGTGCAGGAGAAACCTACGGTTATCCCGTCTTAGTAATCGATGGGGGAACCGCTTTGACTTACACGGCAGTGGGGAAACAACGTGACTTTTTGGGGGGCGCTATTCTACCCGGCTTAAGGCTACAGCTACAAACCTTAGGACAACAGACAGCAGCCCTGCCTGAAATTACCGTACCGGATGCGTTACCGCCCTTATGGGCAAGTACTACCGCAAGCGCGATCGCGAGTGGCATCATTCATACTCTGATCAGTGGCATTGATCATTACGTCACTGCTTGGCGGAAAAAACAATCGGATGCAGTCGTCGTCTTAACGGGTGGAGATGCGATTCGGCTTCATCGTTATCTCCAAGAAAACGATCCTGCCCTTTCTCAACAGATAATTGTTGATCAAAACTTAATGTTTCACGGGATGGCTCACTTCATTCCACGCTAGGCTCAATAACTCATCTGTTACAACAAAAACGAACCGCTGGCAGTATTCACTCCGTAAATTTATAGAAATTAATCGTTTTATTGCTACTCTTTGACACTTGCGGATTTAGGATTTAGCCGTTGTTAAACTACTTCCTATAATGAGTTTGTCAAAGATTTAACATTACTAAAATCTCATGACTTGGAATGGATTTGCGATTGCGTTAGCGGTCCCGAAACCTTTATCTAGTAAAGGATCCCGTCCCGCATTTGAGGGATTGATGACGGTGATGAAATATCCCTTTACTGATCACGATAGTCATGAACTCAACGGGTTGAGGGAACTATGGCCAACATTGATCATTCTCTATCCAAGCGCCTAAACGATGCAGCGGCTCGTTACCAGTCTCATGCCGGAGAACGCCATCGTGCTGAGCGCATACTGCAAGGCAAAGATTGGGATTGGAGAAAAATTGAGACCCCAACCCGCGTCTTAAGGCGAATGCAGGCGTTAGGTCTGGAGTCCTTAGCTGGTGAAATAATGAGTGGTGTCACTGCTCCTGAATCAATTCGCCGTCCTCATGTGCAAGTTGGTCTTCTGGAGCGAATTTTAGAAGAAAATGACCTTTTATCCTCCCGTTTTCTCCATTTAGGGAGTCAATTTGCAGAAAGTGTTTGCAAAATCGTGATTCGGCGCAGCGGTAGGATCCTGGGCTCAGGGACAGGGTTCATGATCTCGCCGCGTCTCCTCATGACCAACAACCACGTTCTAGAAAACAAAATGAATACTCGCGACAGCACCCTCATTTTTGACTATTACCAACGGCGCAGCGGGATCACAGGTCCTACCCTTGAGTTCAGGTTGGAACCGGAAACCTTCTTCATGACCGATCAAGCCCTTGACTATACAGTGGTAGCAGTGCGAGAAACTTCTCCAGAGGGAGTCCCCATTGCTTCACGGGGCTATATTCCCCTCATTGTTGAATCGGGTAAGGTCTTGATCGGAGAACCCGTGAATATTATTCAACATCCCAGCGGTGGACCTCAGCAAATCGCGATTAAAAATAATACAGTTGTTGATCGAGTCGATGACTATCTCCATTACCAAACCGACACCCAACCCGGTTCTTCGGGTTCCCCTGTATTGAATATGCAATGGGAACTAGCGGCATTGCACCACAGCGGTGTTCCGAAACAAAACGATCAGGGTCAGATTTTGCTACAAGATGGCAGTGTTTGGAATGGGACACAGGCTGACTTAGATCGAATTCAATGGATTGCTAACGAGGGAGTCCGCATTAGCAGCATTGTCGCCGATATTCAAAATAAGCTTGCCAACGATCAAGAAACTGCTCTCTTTGAAAGCGCCCTGATCTCAACGTCTGCAGCAAGACCGGTTTCCCCGTCCATCAAAGTCGTCCCTTTATCTACCGGCTTACAAGGGGAAGCCGTCTCAAAAGAGGATTGGAGCGATGAGCAACTTGATCGTTTAACACCGGAACAAGTGGCAACTTGGGTTGCTCAGTTAGAATCTCACTCGCTGGAGACAACCTTGGAATTCAACCTCACCGAGGAGGCAATCGTTTCCGAAGGAGATTCTTGGTTTGATTATGCCCCTGCTGGTCTCGATATTATTTCCTGTTTGAAAATTTTCCATCGCTACCCGATTTATAACGTTGCTGAAGCTGGTGATACTCTCGATAACATGGCTTGGGGAACCGAATATAAGAAAAGAAATTGGCAGCGTCGCGAGCCACCACTTGAAGAAACTGTGCAGGCGATCCAACAATATCAACCTCGGATTGTCTTGCTTTCTGGGGGCGGTAATGATGTTGCCGGTCAGGAATTATCAGCTCTTTTAAATCACAAAAGTTCGGGACTCCCCATACTACGCAAATCCTATATTGACTTTTTATTCGATGACTACTTCAAGCGGGCGTATCAAACTATTATGCATCGCATTTGGGAAGTTGATGCTGATATCCAGATTGTGACGCATGGTTACGGCTACCCGATTCCCGATGGTCGGGCTGTGATTCGGGTTTTCAATTTTTCTTGGATCGGACCTTGGTTACGACCGCCCATGACGGAGAAAGGTTACACCGATCGCGCTGTTCAAACACAGATTATTAATCATCTAATTGACCGACTTAACGAGATGCTTCAAGAGATTGCCAATGCTGATTCACGAGTGCATCACTTAGATTTACGGGAAGCCATCAATGACGACGATTGGGCAAATGAATTGCACCTCAAAAATAGCGCTTATCGTCGAGTAGCAAAGCAGTTTCACGATTTGATTAGGGGCTTGTAATCGCCCAGGCGCCACGACCACGGTTGTCTCAAAAAATACTCTCTCACACGACTTGGAGTTGACAATGCTGAAATTTTTCCTGTGTTTGTTCCTCTCACTTGCTACGTTATTCACAGTCTGTCCTTACAATGCGTTGGCTGTTGATGCCATTAACGGTGGCGATATTATCTACTTTGTG is a window of Cyanobacteria bacterium GSL.Bin1 DNA encoding:
- a CDS encoding HAD-IIIA family hydrolase, producing MAKPAVFLDRDGVLNQEAGYLHQVEDLHLIPGAAKAVRLLNDHQIFSCLISNQSGPARGYYSTDHVEALHERLEKLLAMEAGAALDALYYCPYLSPSAGGTNPEFTAWSTWRKPNTGMLVAAAWEYDLDLQASIVVGDKATDIDLAHNAGAKGVLVQTGYGKAVTQGTYQHSTVPNYTAENLLEAVRWILQWDDPMKRSD
- a CDS encoding lipopolysaccharide heptosyltransferase family protein → MRILTLVPGGIGDQILFFPTLADLKNAYPQSQIDVLVEPRAKSAYRVCSHVHDVLVFDYKNRNSLADYLNLLGIIRDREYEVALTLGRRWTVGFLLWLNGIPVRVGYESAGKVFLSHTVPLKTEQYAAQMYHDLLQGLKISTPCPPLKINVPKSDIQWAEQEQQRLDIKDGNYVVIHGGSSQLAQDKGIDKIYPVTKWQQIIADLQNKQPNLPIVLVKGPEDEMWVEQLLQVNPNLKVTSPPDIGKLSAMIAGGSLMLCTDSAPMHLAVAVGTYTIALFGPTDPKKLLPPGNSSCIGIKSPTGAIADIEVNSVLEKIWRG
- a CDS encoding Nif11-like leader peptide family natural product precursor, with protein sequence MSKENVLNFLSEAAKDEQLKEQLQASATQDEVVKVGQEAGYNFSSEHVEEALTELQKQPGFFGALAEAVLELFSPAHDDYPTIGVQPFSGDSYSNR
- a CDS encoding DUF2214 family protein; the encoded protein is MWDSAIVAYIHYLSFGIVLASLIVERHTFKSELSVREGWVILIADGIYGTAATALLATGVLRLLYFGKGTEFYTHNPVFWAKIVVFFAVAPLSLYPTISYLLWLGKLRQNCPPKLTPFRTNLIKWMINVELVGFSSIPLLASMMARGIGLEWF
- a CDS encoding deoxyribonuclease V encodes the protein MESSQSLSYASAIALQKELSPQVITYDQFPQPIRYVAGVDVGFKDHYRITQAAVGVLSFPTLEKIESAIAQSPTTFPYIPGLLSFREVPTIIQALEKLETPPDLIICDGQGVAHPRRFGLACHLGVLINQPTIGAAKSRLVGTHEELSPEKGAWVPLWDNGEIIGAVVRTRTNVKPLYVSAGHRISLRSAIDLVLACTPKYRLPETTRWADQLASLPVHD
- a CDS encoding pantothenate kinase: MQNPFDSHSDYNLALIIGNSRLHWGCFYQNQLLQTWHSPHLEQPVIGLPTHLFPADVAQLLSEPVSVYLVSVVAEQTKLWETYPHKIIITREEIPLCNTYATLGSDRALCAYGAGETYGYPVLVIDGGTALTYTAVGKQRDFLGGAILPGLRLQLQTLGQQTAALPEITVPDALPPLWASTTASAIASGIIHTLISGIDHYVTAWRKKQSDAVVVLTGGDAIRLHRYLQENDPALSQQIIVDQNLMFHGMAHFIPR